Proteins encoded by one window of Pelecanus crispus isolate bPelCri1 chromosome 8, bPelCri1.pri, whole genome shotgun sequence:
- the PTTG1 gene encoding securin, which yields MATLIFIDKENGEVGATKNQLRLPSGSSKVLSERTQVNTPLPKKTINTSPATSHSVRKVLGNVNRTEDVTSKMEKIRQKNQPCTANKITEKTAGLESCDAVAEDDWPEIENMFPFDPRGFESFDLPEEHKVSNINLCGVPLMIFERTYDRCVNMVPSPVKIEEISWESNLLQSTADFLATLDEIIDMPPPNYDL from the exons ATGGCAACGCTAATCTTTATTGATAAGGAGAATGGTGAAGTTGGTGCTACTAAGAATCAGCTAAGGCTCCCTTCAGGATCTT CAAAAGTCTTATCTGAAAGAACACAAGTTAACACTCCACTTCCTAAAAAAACAATCAATACATCTCCAGCCACATCTCACTCTGTCAGAAAGGTTCTTGGAAATGTGAATAGAACTGAAGATGTCACAAGCAAGATGGAAAAgataagacagaaaaatcagcCTTGCACTGCTAACAAA ATTACTGAAAAGACTGCTGGATTAGAAAGCTGTGATGCAGTGGCTGAAGATGACTGgccagaaatagaaaatatgtttcCTTTTGATCCTCGAG GCTTTGAGAGTTTTGATCTTCCTGAAGAGCACAAAGTAAGCAATATCAACCTGTGTGGTGTTCCCCTCATGATATTTGAAAGGACATATGACAGATGTGTGAACATGGTTCCTTCACCTGTGAAGATTGAAGAGATTTCATGGGAGTCCA acTTGCTACAATCAACTGCTGACTTCCTTGCTACCCTGGATGAGATCATTGACATGCCACCCCCAAATTATGACCTTTAA